The Parus major isolate Abel chromosome 5, Parus_major1.1, whole genome shotgun sequence genome contains a region encoding:
- the CDHR5 gene encoding cadherin-related family member 5 isoform X1, whose translation MAVPHWLLMSALFLLPLLAQVLAQESGCSVNNSKPSVPENKCPYVVTTVNVQPGFTLTIDPNFPDGQFFAIEGSELKLTKCVDYEENPVLLLYLICKDPAGQTDSQEILVTILNENDNSPVFAQPNITRDVPEDTKVDTAIVAREELSATDADLDIIYYELTTTVQDTDGYFAIRGVNNPEIYLQKTLDYDKFNSTTLLLYARDRPVTSPEPSNNATATITITIQQSDTRAPWFLPCTRIHNDASVCISSPYSGRVNISEMSTEPLLLEPGPIYAIDPDYTISDRIVYSIVGGNTDNVFSVDADTGNLTMNKIVTSPDSFLLQVMAAQVSNIRKYTVATVEIKVINKSNFPPYFEKGVYNGTVFVGMPQRSFVYQAGDPSAPLVITAMDQDFPDKVNPNIEYFLKNSTDFIATRDGLILTNVVLQSPGTVTIQAVGKDVLSLQEASTIIVVEVILARAVTPSDKMYTAQDMAILGGTLAALLLIALVFLGVLVWKSSRWYGKPVKYLMKKKLSMEISGGHQNEYYQEDEQPYVDTKQHEPSETSSVQAEPPVPEQPALALYSSGAEETESLPKGSIASTVTFDQEEKEEDKEEEAGQEKEVKSILKTDRHLADDGYKAVWFKTDVDPEAGERVEVIEDNAADDDDDDDDDSDQDLQKNEEEEEEEEEEEGESSDTDNHHRGLEEPFASESSSPPAAEVTANMSHTGAGTADSKL comes from the exons ATGGCTGTTCCTCACTGGCTCCTCATGTCTGCACTCTTTCTGCTGCccctcctggcacaggtttTGGCACAGGAATCAG GATGTTCTGTCAATAACAGCAAACCAAGTGtccctgaaaataaatgtcCTTATGTGGTGACTACTGTCAACGTGCAGCCAGGTTTCACCCTAACAATTGACCCCAATTTCCCCGATGGCCAATTCTTCGCCATTGAGGGCTCAGAGCTGAAGCTGACAAAGTGTGTGGACTATGAG gaaaaccctgtgctgctgctgtactTGATCTGCAAGGACCCTGCTGGCCAG ACTGATTCCCAGGAAATCCTAGTCACCATTCTGAATGAGAATGACAACAGCCCTGTGTTTGCACAGCCAAACATCACCAGGGATGTCCCAGAG gataCAAAAGTAGACACAGCTATTGTAGCCCGTGAAGAATTAAGTGCTACTGATGCTGACCTGGACATCATCTACTATGAACTCACTACCACAGTGCAG GACACAGATGGTTATTTTGCCATAAGAGGAGTTAATAACCCAGagatttatttacaaaaaacatTGGACTATGACAAATTTAATTCGACAACGTTGCTCTTGTATGCCAGG GACAGGCCTGTGACCAGCCCCGAGCCCAGCAACAATGCCACTGCAACAATAACCATCACCATCCAGCAGAGTGACACCCGGGCACCCTGGTTCCTGCCCTGCACCCGGATCCACAATGACGCCAGCGTCTGCATCAGCAGCCCCTACTCTGGCAGGGTCAACATCTCCGAGATGTCG ACAGAGCCACTCCTCCTGGAGCCAGGGCCCATCTATGCTATAGACCCTGACTACACCATCAGTGACAGGATCGTGTACAGCATTGTTGGGG GGAATACAGACAACGTGTTCTCAGTGGATGCAGACACAGGGAATCTAACCATGAACAAAATAGTGACTTCCCCAGATTCCTTTTTGTTGCAAGTTATG gCTGCCCAGGTCAGCAACATAAGGAAATACACTGTAGCCACTGTAGAGATCAAGGTCAtcaataaaagcaattttccacCCTACTTTGAGAAGGGGGTCTACAACGGGACGGTGTTTGTTGGGATGCCCCAGAGAAGCTTTGTCTACCAAGCTGGAGATCCTTCCGCCCCCCTGGTGATAACAGCAATGGATCAGGATTTCCCCGAT AAAGTCAACCCCAACATTGAGTATTTCCTCAAAAACAGCACCGATTTCATCGCAACCAGGGATGGGCTCATCCTGACCAATGTAGTGCTGCAGTCTCCAGGAACTGTGACCATCCAG GCTGTTGGAAAAGATGTGTTGAGCCTGCAGGAGGCAAGCACCATAATTGTGGTGGAGGTCATCCTTGCCAGAG ctgTAACCCCCTCTGACAAGATGTACACTGCTCAGGACATGGCTATCTTAGGGGGCACATTAGCAGCACTGCTGTTAATTGCCTTAGTCTTCCTTGGAGTGCTGGTATGGAAATCCAGTAGATGGTATGGGAAACCTGTCAAATACCTGATGAAGAAAAAG CTCTCCATGGAAATCTCTGGAGGTCACCAGAATGAATATTACCAGGAAGATGAGCAGCCTTATGTGGACACCAAGCAGCATGAGCCATCAGAAACCAGCAGTGTCCAGGCAGAGCctcctgtgccagagcagccagcactTGCCTTGTACTCCTCTGGTGCAGAGGAAACAGAGAGTCTCCCAAAGGGCTCCATAGCTTCCACTGTCACCTTTGaccaggaagagaaagaggaagacaaGGAAGAAGAGGCTGGACAGGAGAAAGAAGTGAAGTCAATCCTCAAAACAGACAGGCACTTGGCAGATGATGGCTACAAAGCTGTGTGGTTTAAGACTGATGTGGACCCTGAGGCTGGAGAGAGGGTTGAAGTGATTGAGGACAATGCagcagatgatgatgatgatgatgatgatgacagtGACCAAGATCTGCAGAagaatgaggaggaggaggaggaggaggaggaggaggagggagaaagtTCTGACACAGACAATCACCACCGAGGGCTGGAAGAGCCCTTTGCCTCAGAGAGCTCAtcacccccagcagcagaggtgacagcCAACATGTCTCACACAGGTGCAGGGACAGCTGACTCTAAGTTATAA
- the CDHR5 gene encoding cadherin-related family member 5 isoform X2 codes for MAVPHWLLMSALFLLPLLAQVLAQESGCSVNNSKPSVPENKCPYVVTTVNVQPGFTLTIDPNFPDGQFFAIEGSELKLTKCVDYEENPVLLLYLICKDPAGQTDSQEILVTILNENDNSPVFAQPNITRDVPEDTKVDTAIVAREELSATDADLDIIYYELTTTVQDTDGYFAIRGVNNPEIYLQKTLDYDKFNSTTLLLYARTEPLLLEPGPIYAIDPDYTISDRIVYSIVGGNTDNVFSVDADTGNLTMNKIVTSPDSFLLQVMAAQVSNIRKYTVATVEIKVINKSNFPPYFEKGVYNGTVFVGMPQRSFVYQAGDPSAPLVITAMDQDFPDKVNPNIEYFLKNSTDFIATRDGLILTNVVLQSPGTVTIQAVGKDVLSLQEASTIIVVEVILARAVTPSDKMYTAQDMAILGGTLAALLLIALVFLGVLVWKSSRWYGKPVKYLMKKKLSMEISGGHQNEYYQEDEQPYVDTKQHEPSETSSVQAEPPVPEQPALALYSSGAEETESLPKGSIASTVTFDQEEKEEDKEEEAGQEKEVKSILKTDRHLADDGYKAVWFKTDVDPEAGERVEVIEDNAADDDDDDDDDSDQDLQKNEEEEEEEEEEEGESSDTDNHHRGLEEPFASESSSPPAAEVTANMSHTGAGTADSKL; via the exons ATGGCTGTTCCTCACTGGCTCCTCATGTCTGCACTCTTTCTGCTGCccctcctggcacaggtttTGGCACAGGAATCAG GATGTTCTGTCAATAACAGCAAACCAAGTGtccctgaaaataaatgtcCTTATGTGGTGACTACTGTCAACGTGCAGCCAGGTTTCACCCTAACAATTGACCCCAATTTCCCCGATGGCCAATTCTTCGCCATTGAGGGCTCAGAGCTGAAGCTGACAAAGTGTGTGGACTATGAG gaaaaccctgtgctgctgctgtactTGATCTGCAAGGACCCTGCTGGCCAG ACTGATTCCCAGGAAATCCTAGTCACCATTCTGAATGAGAATGACAACAGCCCTGTGTTTGCACAGCCAAACATCACCAGGGATGTCCCAGAG gataCAAAAGTAGACACAGCTATTGTAGCCCGTGAAGAATTAAGTGCTACTGATGCTGACCTGGACATCATCTACTATGAACTCACTACCACAGTGCAG GACACAGATGGTTATTTTGCCATAAGAGGAGTTAATAACCCAGagatttatttacaaaaaacatTGGACTATGACAAATTTAATTCGACAACGTTGCTCTTGTATGCCAGG ACAGAGCCACTCCTCCTGGAGCCAGGGCCCATCTATGCTATAGACCCTGACTACACCATCAGTGACAGGATCGTGTACAGCATTGTTGGGG GGAATACAGACAACGTGTTCTCAGTGGATGCAGACACAGGGAATCTAACCATGAACAAAATAGTGACTTCCCCAGATTCCTTTTTGTTGCAAGTTATG gCTGCCCAGGTCAGCAACATAAGGAAATACACTGTAGCCACTGTAGAGATCAAGGTCAtcaataaaagcaattttccacCCTACTTTGAGAAGGGGGTCTACAACGGGACGGTGTTTGTTGGGATGCCCCAGAGAAGCTTTGTCTACCAAGCTGGAGATCCTTCCGCCCCCCTGGTGATAACAGCAATGGATCAGGATTTCCCCGAT AAAGTCAACCCCAACATTGAGTATTTCCTCAAAAACAGCACCGATTTCATCGCAACCAGGGATGGGCTCATCCTGACCAATGTAGTGCTGCAGTCTCCAGGAACTGTGACCATCCAG GCTGTTGGAAAAGATGTGTTGAGCCTGCAGGAGGCAAGCACCATAATTGTGGTGGAGGTCATCCTTGCCAGAG ctgTAACCCCCTCTGACAAGATGTACACTGCTCAGGACATGGCTATCTTAGGGGGCACATTAGCAGCACTGCTGTTAATTGCCTTAGTCTTCCTTGGAGTGCTGGTATGGAAATCCAGTAGATGGTATGGGAAACCTGTCAAATACCTGATGAAGAAAAAG CTCTCCATGGAAATCTCTGGAGGTCACCAGAATGAATATTACCAGGAAGATGAGCAGCCTTATGTGGACACCAAGCAGCATGAGCCATCAGAAACCAGCAGTGTCCAGGCAGAGCctcctgtgccagagcagccagcactTGCCTTGTACTCCTCTGGTGCAGAGGAAACAGAGAGTCTCCCAAAGGGCTCCATAGCTTCCACTGTCACCTTTGaccaggaagagaaagaggaagacaaGGAAGAAGAGGCTGGACAGGAGAAAGAAGTGAAGTCAATCCTCAAAACAGACAGGCACTTGGCAGATGATGGCTACAAAGCTGTGTGGTTTAAGACTGATGTGGACCCTGAGGCTGGAGAGAGGGTTGAAGTGATTGAGGACAATGCagcagatgatgatgatgatgatgatgatgacagtGACCAAGATCTGCAGAagaatgaggaggaggaggaggaggaggaggaggaggagggagaaagtTCTGACACAGACAATCACCACCGAGGGCTGGAAGAGCCCTTTGCCTCAGAGAGCTCAtcacccccagcagcagaggtgacagcCAACATGTCTCACACAGGTGCAGGGACAGCTGACTCTAAGTTATAA